The Ochrobactrum sp. BTU1 genome includes a region encoding these proteins:
- a CDS encoding glutathione S-transferase family protein, with protein MKLYYKPGACSLAPHIVLSEAGFSYELEVVDLKEKKTASGADYLKINPRGAVPAIEVEPGVVITQNAAILQYIGDHSDVAAFKPAYGTIERARLQEALGFCGDLHTAFGGLFAPNLTEEAKTTVIASINRRMGQLEAMLSSDHDFWLGADFTQPDAYVSVIIGWGLMLKVDLSAYPKALALRERVMARPAVQKALKEEGLI; from the coding sequence ATGAAGCTCTATTACAAACCCGGCGCATGTTCATTAGCACCCCACATCGTGCTTAGCGAAGCAGGCTTTTCCTATGAACTGGAAGTGGTCGATCTCAAGGAAAAGAAAACAGCGAGTGGTGCCGACTACCTGAAAATCAATCCGCGTGGTGCAGTACCTGCTATCGAGGTTGAGCCCGGTGTCGTGATTACGCAGAACGCAGCAATTCTGCAGTATATCGGCGATCATTCAGATGTTGCAGCCTTCAAGCCTGCCTATGGCACGATTGAACGTGCTCGTTTGCAGGAAGCACTCGGCTTCTGCGGTGATCTGCATACAGCGTTCGGCGGTCTGTTCGCGCCCAATTTGACGGAGGAAGCAAAGACCACGGTGATTGCCTCCATCAATCGTCGCATGGGTCAGCTTGAAGCGATGCTTTCAAGCGACCACGACTTCTGGCTTGGGGCCGATTTTACCCAACCCGATGCCTATGTATCCGTCATCATCGGTTGGGGCCTTATGTTGAAGGTCGATCTTAGCGCCTATCCGAAGGCTCTTGCTCTGCGCGAACGCGTCATGGCGCGTCCTGCCGTACAGAAGGCTCTTAAAGAAGAAGGCCTGATCTAG
- a CDS encoding LysR family transcriptional regulator: MRQRHIPPLPSLRAFEATARLGSFTAAAAELHVTQSAISQAVRQLEQQVGRRLFDRVGGMVQLTPEARRFGSRLGSLLDELLEATNAVAIEETPLMVACARSHLNYWLLPRLSDFRKFRPDISVEVVGTDRGEGYATADIVIVTAPVAAPPFDAEPLWKDRLVMVASPQIAQEAINAGASFGNIPKIGTFGTDWSRWFAEEPTSASSGTAVSLRLRETSAVVRAATEGLGIALVSEFLASGELKAGRLVLLSEKRLLRDHGVWLQVRLKTLSMNATAFAQWLREEARLQSSALPQL, from the coding sequence ATGCGCCAGAGACATATTCCTCCCCTTCCTTCCCTCCGAGCTTTTGAAGCCACAGCCCGACTTGGCAGCTTCACGGCGGCTGCTGCGGAATTACACGTCACTCAATCTGCGATAAGTCAGGCCGTTCGGCAGCTCGAACAACAAGTTGGCCGCAGGCTTTTTGATCGGGTTGGCGGGATGGTCCAACTGACGCCGGAGGCTAGACGGTTCGGAAGCAGGCTAGGATCATTGCTTGATGAGCTTCTTGAGGCCACAAACGCGGTGGCAATAGAAGAAACGCCGCTCATGGTCGCCTGTGCTCGATCCCATTTAAATTACTGGCTGCTACCGCGACTTTCAGATTTCCGGAAGTTCCGGCCGGATATCAGTGTGGAGGTCGTTGGCACGGATCGGGGGGAAGGCTACGCGACCGCAGATATCGTGATTGTGACTGCGCCGGTTGCTGCTCCTCCTTTCGACGCCGAGCCGTTGTGGAAAGATCGCCTGGTGATGGTTGCGTCGCCTCAGATTGCTCAAGAGGCAATCAACGCCGGTGCCTCTTTCGGCAATATCCCGAAAATTGGCACTTTTGGTACCGACTGGAGCAGATGGTTCGCTGAAGAGCCAACTTCTGCCTCTTCGGGCACCGCTGTGAGTCTGCGACTTCGAGAAACATCGGCGGTAGTTCGTGCTGCGACCGAGGGCCTTGGTATCGCCCTGGTGAGCGAATTCCTGGCTTCGGGTGAACTTAAAGCAGGTCGTTTAGTATTGCTGAGCGAAAAGCGACTACTACGCGATCACGGTGTTTGGCTGCAGGTCCGATTGAAGACACTGAGTATGAACGCAACTGCTTTTGCGCAATGGTTGAGAGAAGAAGCACGGCTGCAATCAAGCGCATTGCCGCAACTCTGA
- a CDS encoding Fic family protein, which yields MGEWLTQTVTEFHGRALPERGTPAGYAALIARYDLVVPLPARVAAIAERHHPTSSESWLMLTPRHRPEPALAEQLGFAFRYEGIDLQVLRFLFDAVAPAEIETIVRATPTGAFARRLWFLYEWLTGRQLDLPDPGKVRLVSVLDPDRQYALTNGDPSPRHKVSNNLPGTPAFCPLVRKTPDLLAYSEKSLGDRAREAMGRVRPDLVARAAAFILLNDSKSSFAIEGERPSGQRAARWGQAIAQAGARPLSLAELDRLQRVVIGDARFVRLGLRNEGSFVGVHDRETNMPVPDHVSARHEDLQSLVGGLIAFADRAARGAMDPVVAAACLAFGFVYVHPYVDGNGRLHRWLIHHALATAAYSPPGLVFPVSAAILRNIDRYRAVLESWSAALLPFIEWRPTASGNVDVLNDTATFYRYFDATAHAAFLYACVEQTVEFDLPQEVHFLQAFDTFSESVQQILDMPTAQVELLHKFLDQNDGRLSQRARTKEFAALDDAEVERIEANYAQAFDRDRV from the coding sequence ATGGGTGAATGGCTGACGCAGACGGTGACGGAGTTTCACGGGCGAGCACTACCGGAGCGGGGAACCCCTGCCGGCTATGCCGCGCTGATAGCGCGTTACGACCTTGTCGTCCCGCTGCCGGCCCGTGTCGCCGCCATCGCCGAACGCCATCATCCCACCTCTTCCGAAAGCTGGCTCATGCTGACGCCGCGGCACCGCCCGGAACCGGCTCTTGCGGAGCAACTCGGTTTCGCGTTTCGATATGAGGGTATCGATCTCCAGGTGCTGCGCTTCCTGTTCGATGCTGTCGCTCCGGCGGAGATCGAGACGATCGTGCGTGCGACGCCCACCGGCGCTTTCGCACGGCGTCTGTGGTTCCTTTATGAATGGCTGACGGGCCGCCAGCTCGATCTACCCGATCCGGGCAAGGTGCGACTGGTTTCGGTCCTCGACCCGGATCGGCAATATGCGCTAACGAACGGCGATCCCTCACCCCGGCACAAGGTCTCCAACAACCTGCCGGGAACGCCCGCCTTCTGTCCGCTCGTCCGCAAGACACCGGACCTCCTCGCCTATAGTGAGAAGTCGCTAGGCGACCGGGCGCGCGAGGCCATGGGCCGCGTCCGTCCCGATCTGGTGGCGCGGGCGGCGGCCTTCATCCTGCTCAACGACTCCAAGTCCTCGTTTGCGATCGAAGGGGAGCGGCCCTCGGGGCAGCGCGCGGCGCGCTGGGGGCAAGCAATCGCCCAAGCCGGAGCTAGGCCGTTGAGCCTTGCCGAACTCGACCGCCTGCAACGCGTCGTCATCGGCGACGCCCGCTTCGTCCGTCTCGGCCTGCGCAACGAAGGCAGCTTCGTCGGCGTCCACGACCGCGAGACCAACATGCCTGTTCCCGATCATGTCAGCGCCCGGCACGAGGATCTTCAAAGCCTGGTCGGCGGACTGATCGCGTTTGCCGATCGCGCGGCGCGCGGCGCGATGGACCCGGTCGTAGCCGCCGCCTGCCTTGCCTTCGGTTTCGTCTACGTCCACCCTTATGTCGATGGCAATGGTCGCCTGCATCGTTGGCTCATCCATCATGCGCTCGCGACGGCCGCTTATAGTCCGCCCGGACTGGTTTTTCCTGTCAGCGCCGCAATCCTGCGCAATATCGACCGCTACCGGGCGGTGCTGGAGTCTTGGTCGGCGGCGCTGCTGCCGTTCATCGAATGGCGCCCCACCGCATCGGGCAACGTGGACGTCCTAAACGACACGGCGACTTTCTATCGCTACTTCGACGCCACGGCGCATGCGGCTTTTCTCTATGCTTGCGTCGAACAGACGGTCGAATTCGATCTGCCGCAGGAGGTTCACTTTCTCCAGGCGTTCGACACCTTCTCGGAGAGTGTCCAGCAAATCCTGGACATGCCGACAGCGCAAGTCGAGTTGCTGCATAAGTTCCTGGACCAGAACGACGGACGACTGTCCCAGCGCGCACGCACGAAGGAGTTCGCAGCGCTGGACGATGCCGAGGTTGAGCGGATAGAGGCGAACTATGCACAGGCGTTCGATCGTGATCGTGTCTGA
- a CDS encoding MaoC family dehydratase, with amino-acid sequence MRLSEKNYFEDIENDYFYETPAITMGEHHILTFAGLTGDFTPVHVDEEFAREMGFRGRLAHGLLGLSMIDALKNRCLVQFHVVAALNWNWRFTGPLFIGDQLKAHLRITDKRLTSKGNRGIITLDIRATNQQNETVQEGTNQIMVLCRPSK; translated from the coding sequence ATGCGATTGAGTGAAAAAAACTACTTCGAAGACATTGAAAATGATTATTTCTATGAGACCCCCGCCATCACCATGGGCGAGCATCATATCCTGACCTTTGCCGGACTAACGGGTGACTTCACGCCCGTACATGTTGATGAAGAGTTTGCCCGGGAAATGGGGTTTCGGGGCCGCCTTGCCCATGGTTTGCTTGGCCTTTCGATGATCGACGCGCTCAAGAACCGTTGCCTTGTCCAATTTCATGTCGTTGCGGCACTGAACTGGAACTGGCGGTTTACCGGCCCCCTCTTCATCGGCGATCAGCTGAAGGCCCATTTACGCATTACTGACAAGCGCCTGACCAGCAAGGGTAATCGCGGGATTATCACGCTCGATATCCGCGCAACAAACCAGCAAAACGAGACCGTTCAGGAAGGAACCAACCAAATCATGGTCCTTTGCCGTCCAAGCAAATGA
- the cyoD gene encoding cytochrome o ubiquinol oxidase subunit IV, with translation MSVQSQPHSTPSGDHDHHSSGLHEVHSTFSGYMTGFVLSVILTAIPFWLVIGDVFTSKQLTVILVMGIGAVQIVVHMVYFLHMSPRSEGGWTMMALIFTLIIVGIALAGSLWVMHHLNENMMPVTHDMMKNMP, from the coding sequence ATGAGCGTTCAAAGTCAGCCGCACAGTACACCGTCAGGAGACCACGATCACCACTCGTCAGGTTTGCATGAAGTGCATTCAACCTTCAGCGGCTACATGACCGGGTTTGTGCTTTCGGTCATTTTGACTGCCATCCCATTCTGGCTCGTTATTGGTGATGTATTCACCAGCAAACAACTCACTGTAATATTGGTGATGGGGATTGGTGCTGTCCAGATCGTTGTCCATATGGTCTACTTTCTGCATATGAGCCCACGATCTGAAGGTGGTTGGACAATGATGGCATTGATCTTCACCCTGATCATTGTAGGAATCGCGCTTGCCGGGTCGCTTTGGGTTATGCACCATCTCAACGAGAACATGATGCCGGTCACTCACGACATGATGAAAAACATGCCTTAG
- a CDS encoding substrate-binding domain-containing protein → MITRRNFAALALCVTASLLNNSSYARASDKQLVYLSAGIEAPFWRYVSKGAEAAAADHKYKFTVLDSRNNAQSQLQNAQDAIVKGATGIVLSPTDSSTAPAVLDLAMRAGIPLSFAGIGTTSGDYTTFVTSDDEAGAYAVGQEMAKALATKGWNSAEIGLIQISQARQNGVKRTNGFVKAVTDAGHKIVARNEMQLYTADETYRFVQDMLTAHPGLRGIFVQTDTPTLGAVRAVASMRRTSDTLVAAFDGTPEFVPLIKDGAILASGMQQPYLMGKQAAESVIAKIDGQSPAKEQVLPILIVTAENIDEQLPVLRENVFANELK, encoded by the coding sequence ATGATTACCCGACGGAATTTTGCGGCGTTGGCCTTATGCGTCACCGCCAGCCTTTTGAACAATAGTTCTTACGCGCGTGCAAGCGATAAGCAACTCGTTTATCTGTCTGCAGGCATTGAAGCCCCTTTCTGGCGTTATGTCTCAAAGGGCGCCGAAGCGGCTGCTGCTGACCACAAATATAAGTTCACCGTCCTCGACTCCCGCAACAATGCACAAAGCCAGCTGCAAAATGCCCAGGACGCGATCGTAAAGGGTGCCACAGGCATCGTTTTATCGCCGACTGATTCCTCGACGGCTCCAGCAGTGCTCGATCTCGCAATGCGAGCAGGCATTCCCTTGAGCTTCGCGGGTATTGGCACGACATCTGGCGACTATACAACATTTGTCACCTCAGATGATGAGGCGGGGGCATACGCCGTCGGACAGGAAATGGCTAAAGCGCTTGCGACCAAAGGCTGGAATAGCGCGGAAATCGGGCTTATCCAGATTTCTCAGGCTCGCCAGAACGGCGTCAAACGAACAAATGGTTTTGTGAAAGCCGTTACCGATGCGGGGCACAAGATTGTCGCGCGCAATGAAATGCAACTCTACACCGCCGATGAGACCTATCGTTTTGTTCAAGATATGCTCACAGCGCATCCAGGTCTGCGTGGCATATTTGTGCAAACCGATACGCCAACTCTTGGCGCTGTGCGCGCCGTCGCCTCAATGCGTCGCACCTCTGATACTCTCGTTGCAGCCTTTGACGGAACTCCCGAATTTGTTCCGCTCATTAAGGACGGCGCTATTCTGGCAAGCGGAATGCAACAGCCATATCTCATGGGAAAACAGGCGGCAGAATCGGTGATTGCGAAGATCGACGGGCAGTCGCCTGCAAAGGAGCAAGTGCTTCCCATTCTGATTGTAACCGCCGAAAACATTGATGAGCAACTTCCCGTCCTGCGGGAAAATGTCTTCGCCAACGAGCTCAAATAG
- a CDS encoding 2-hydroxyacid dehydrogenase — translation MILDCPHSPADNLEFAIKERNEKSSKMERPIIQLGCDFSDRFKEMLSREYVVVPPAEAGLLEEPGLKTGPVRALVTKAGAKGNQSIIDASPTIGLVAFFGTGFEGIDLARASERKITVTHSPGANAASVADFAMGLILASRRQILAADSLVRKGNWAGNSVVSMPAVAGIGSSRIGIFGLGAIGSLVAARAVAFGAEIGYCGRTQKVGNTYRYFEGLQSLADWADILVVAARADAGNRHIVDNHILACLGSQGHVINIARGSLIDQIALCDALERNVIAGAALDVFENEPYLPERLLSAPNLIVSPHIACATLEARIAQEDMVMSNIAAFFAGNAVPNPVRS, via the coding sequence ATGATCCTGGATTGTCCTCACTCTCCTGCCGACAATCTCGAATTCGCTATTAAAGAAAGAAACGAGAAGAGTTCAAAAATGGAACGGCCGATCATTCAACTAGGTTGCGACTTTTCGGATCGCTTCAAGGAAATGCTTTCCAGGGAGTACGTGGTTGTGCCTCCAGCGGAGGCGGGCCTTTTAGAAGAACCAGGGTTAAAAACGGGCCCGGTTCGGGCGCTGGTCACCAAGGCAGGGGCAAAGGGCAATCAAAGCATCATCGATGCTTCACCCACTATAGGCCTGGTAGCATTCTTTGGAACGGGCTTTGAAGGGATCGATCTAGCCCGCGCATCAGAACGGAAAATTACTGTCACGCATAGTCCCGGAGCCAATGCGGCAAGTGTCGCTGATTTCGCTATGGGGTTAATTCTGGCCTCGAGGCGGCAGATACTCGCGGCCGATAGCTTGGTGCGCAAAGGAAATTGGGCAGGAAACAGTGTTGTAAGCATGCCGGCTGTTGCAGGCATAGGAAGTTCTCGCATTGGAATATTCGGGCTAGGCGCCATCGGCAGCTTAGTTGCGGCACGTGCAGTCGCTTTCGGCGCAGAAATAGGATATTGCGGTCGCACTCAAAAGGTCGGGAATACGTATAGATATTTCGAGGGCCTTCAGAGTTTGGCGGATTGGGCAGACATTCTTGTTGTCGCCGCGCGTGCTGATGCCGGCAATCGCCACATCGTCGACAATCACATTCTCGCGTGTCTTGGTTCACAAGGGCATGTCATCAATATCGCAAGAGGCTCGTTGATCGATCAGATTGCGCTCTGTGATGCTCTTGAAAGAAATGTCATTGCTGGTGCCGCACTCGACGTCTTTGAAAATGAACCTTATTTGCCCGAAAGGCTGTTGAGCGCGCCCAATCTTATTGTTTCCCCGCACATCGCTTGCGCTACGCTTGAAGCAAGGATCGCACAGGAAGACATGGTAATGTCGAATATCGCAGCATTTTTTGCTGGGAACGCCGTGCCGAACCCAGTGCGATCCTAA
- a CDS encoding CoA transferase has translation MGILSGYKVIDCSIAMAGPFATQRLGDLGADVIKVEPVTGEWQRHVSAGGASGNKINVSFLSLNRNKRSLAIDLKSDEGKAVLLDLIKDADVFLQNYRPGVAKRLGVDYEALSKINPGLVYVSMSGYGEEGPYVDRPGQDLVLQGLSGAMLSAGRANEAPNAAGQYLVDAVTAYTAFEGALAALLHKERTGEGQLVQVNMLDAIVTLQMQELSVFTVGGRPQQRSAEPHAHVYIRAPYGAFATSDSFIIIAFPPLAKFGQVIGEDSFLTMNDEDDSWKYRDEIFARTRQRLKLKTTDEWMRLLREADIWCGPVYGYEDLLDDPQIAHNGTFVEYDHPTEGHIKAPGFPIKFSKTPSSVDRGAPIIGQHTDEVLREAGYDEAKIQALKQSGIVVAGVL, from the coding sequence TTGGGAATTCTATCGGGATATAAAGTCATCGACTGTTCAATCGCGATGGCCGGTCCATTTGCAACACAGCGGCTTGGCGATCTCGGAGCGGATGTCATCAAGGTGGAGCCGGTGACCGGGGAATGGCAGCGCCACGTTTCTGCTGGGGGAGCCTCTGGCAACAAGATCAATGTGTCATTTCTCTCTCTCAATCGGAACAAACGGTCTTTGGCAATCGATCTTAAAAGCGACGAGGGCAAAGCGGTATTACTTGACCTGATCAAAGATGCGGATGTCTTCTTGCAAAATTACAGGCCAGGAGTAGCAAAGCGACTAGGCGTTGACTACGAAGCGCTTTCCAAGATCAATCCAGGTTTGGTCTACGTTTCCATGTCAGGTTACGGAGAGGAAGGGCCCTATGTAGACCGGCCAGGGCAAGACCTGGTCTTGCAGGGGCTGTCGGGTGCCATGTTATCGGCAGGGCGGGCCAATGAAGCTCCCAATGCAGCTGGACAATACCTCGTTGATGCCGTTACGGCTTATACAGCCTTTGAGGGTGCACTGGCGGCCCTGCTCCACAAGGAGCGGACTGGCGAAGGTCAGTTGGTGCAGGTTAACATGCTTGATGCCATCGTCACGCTTCAGATGCAGGAACTTTCCGTATTCACGGTTGGTGGCCGTCCGCAGCAGCGATCAGCCGAACCACATGCGCATGTTTATATCCGGGCGCCTTACGGGGCTTTCGCAACGTCCGACAGTTTTATCATCATTGCATTTCCGCCTTTGGCGAAATTCGGCCAAGTGATCGGAGAAGATAGCTTTTTGACGATGAATGACGAAGATGACAGTTGGAAATACCGAGATGAAATCTTCGCAAGAACACGACAGCGTCTGAAACTGAAAACCACCGATGAATGGATGCGCCTTCTGCGCGAAGCCGATATCTGGTGCGGCCCGGTTTATGGTTATGAAGACCTGCTTGACGATCCACAGATTGCTCATAACGGAACCTTTGTAGAATATGACCACCCGACGGAAGGGCATATCAAAGCGCCGGGATTTCCAATCAAATTTTCGAAAACACCGTCCAGTGTGGATCGTGGCGCGCCGATTATTGGGCAACATACCGATGAAGTTTTGCGCGAAGCCGGGTATGACGAAGCAAAAATTCAAGCTTTAAAGCAGTCTGGTATCGTTGTCGCAGGAGTATTGTGA
- a CDS encoding ISL3 family transposase, with translation MAEGRVRRFDKFLHFYKLHGSIHWFEQGDEMRARHPDLTLFQSYAAKSPADKAAALVPLADKAPSVGILPAANKFAQTLTIVQIRPEASKVVLIARSNVESSACPACGHSSKRLHSRYSRRFADLPWHGRVVQVHLGTRRLRCSNSECAQQIFTERLPDFVRPGARRTTRCGQSQLAIGFATGGEPGSRLSHKLAMPVSGDTLLRMIKAAEFEPAQSPRVIGIDDWAWRKGQRYGTIICGLGRGRVLDLLPDRNAASVAAWLKRHPGIEIIARDRAGLYAEGGAARRTGSYTDC, from the coding sequence GTGGCGGAAGGACGTGTCCGCCGTTTCGACAAGTTTCTGCATTTCTACAAGCTGCACGGCTCGATCCACTGGTTCGAGCAAGGCGATGAAATGCGCGCCCGTCATCCCGACCTGACGCTTTTCCAGTCTTATGCAGCGAAGAGTCCAGCGGACAAGGCGGCGGCACTCGTGCCACTGGCTGACAAGGCGCCCTCGGTAGGCATACTGCCCGCCGCCAACAAGTTCGCGCAGACGCTGACCATCGTTCAGATTCGACCTGAGGCGAGCAAGGTGGTGCTTATCGCCCGATCCAATGTGGAAAGTTCGGCTTGCCCAGCTTGCGGCCATAGCAGCAAACGCCTCCATAGCCGTTATTCTCGACGGTTTGCAGACTTGCCCTGGCATGGGCGAGTTGTTCAAGTCCATCTTGGTACCAGGAGATTACGTTGCAGCAACTCGGAATGTGCGCAGCAGATATTCACCGAAAGGCTACCCGATTTTGTTCGTCCAGGAGCCCGCCGTACGACAAGATGCGGACAGAGCCAGTTGGCCATTGGGTTTGCCACTGGAGGCGAACCGGGTTCCCGCCTTTCGCACAAGCTCGCCATGCCCGTAAGCGGCGACACGCTTTTGCGCATGATTAAGGCGGCGGAATTTGAGCCGGCGCAATCGCCACGGGTCATTGGTATCGATGACTGGGCATGGCGTAAGGGGCAACGTTACGGCACAATCATTTGTGGTCTAGGGCGCGGACGCGTCTTAGATCTCCTACCGGATCGTAACGCAGCCTCGGTAGCCGCCTGGCTCAAGCGCCATCCCGGTATCGAGATCATCGCCCGAGACCGCGCCGGGCTTTACGCCGAGGGGGGGGCGGCGAGGCGCACCGGAAGCTACACAGATTGCTGA
- a CDS encoding MHS family MFS transporter, with amino-acid sequence MSVTQIERINTRKIDKGLDEAKKSSEVRRAVTSALIGTALEWYDFYIFATAAALIFNRIFFPDLSPLAGTLAAFGTYAVGFFARPLGGIIFGRIGDLHGRKIVLVVTLIMMGFGTMLIGLLPTYASIGIAAPALLIGLRIIQGLAAGAEFSGAVTLAAEYAPVNKRGLYASLPTLGVCLGTLLSAGAFFAVSNSMSDEAFMSYGWRIPFLLSIFAVIAGIFVRLKVNESPTFHKLKEEGKTSDAPIRDMIEDSGPRFWMAFAARFAENVSGYLFQVWTLSYITSQLLIDRNIGLTGVLIGAACGIITIPLLGFVSDRIGRKPVYLFGAALFTFGIYPYFWLLNTQNPTIIVCTIAFSIAISNYSMLSVQGAFFNELFGARTRFTAISIVREVSAVFAGGIAPFIATALLSWGSGSYIPVAIYATIIGLITLIGVAMAPETRGADLNRL; translated from the coding sequence ATGAGCGTCACGCAAATTGAGCGCATCAACACCCGCAAAATAGATAAAGGCTTGGACGAAGCGAAAAAATCTTCCGAGGTTCGCAGGGCTGTTACGTCGGCTCTAATCGGCACAGCCTTAGAATGGTATGACTTTTACATCTTTGCTACAGCGGCAGCATTGATTTTTAACCGCATTTTCTTTCCGGATTTGTCACCCCTTGCAGGCACGCTTGCAGCATTCGGGACCTATGCCGTTGGCTTTTTTGCCCGCCCGTTGGGCGGAATTATCTTTGGTCGTATTGGCGATCTTCATGGGCGCAAGATAGTCCTTGTCGTTACGCTCATCATGATGGGTTTCGGCACTATGCTCATAGGTTTGCTACCAACTTATGCATCTATTGGGATCGCAGCACCTGCACTTCTAATTGGCTTGCGCATTATTCAAGGTTTAGCCGCGGGCGCCGAGTTTAGTGGCGCGGTCACGCTCGCCGCAGAGTATGCGCCAGTTAATAAACGCGGTCTTTATGCAAGTTTACCTACGCTCGGCGTATGTCTCGGAACATTGTTGTCGGCAGGCGCATTCTTTGCAGTAAGTAACTCCATGTCCGATGAAGCCTTCATGAGTTACGGCTGGAGAATTCCGTTTCTGCTGAGCATTTTTGCTGTCATCGCCGGCATTTTTGTGCGGTTGAAAGTCAATGAATCTCCGACATTCCATAAGCTTAAGGAAGAGGGAAAGACATCCGACGCGCCTATCCGCGATATGATCGAGGACTCTGGGCCGCGCTTCTGGATGGCCTTCGCTGCACGCTTCGCAGAAAATGTCTCAGGCTATCTTTTTCAGGTTTGGACATTGTCCTACATCACGTCTCAATTGCTGATTGATCGCAACATAGGTTTGACGGGTGTATTAATTGGTGCAGCATGCGGAATAATCACAATTCCACTCCTTGGTTTTGTTTCCGATCGCATAGGTCGAAAGCCAGTTTACCTCTTTGGCGCCGCGCTGTTCACGTTTGGGATTTATCCGTATTTCTGGCTGCTTAACACCCAAAACCCAACGATCATCGTCTGCACAATCGCATTTTCTATCGCAATTTCAAACTACTCGATGCTGTCTGTTCAAGGCGCGTTCTTCAACGAATTGTTTGGTGCACGCACGCGCTTCACAGCAATTTCTATCGTTAGAGAAGTCTCTGCAGTATTCGCTGGTGGAATCGCACCATTCATAGCGACTGCTTTGTTATCATGGGGAAGCGGCAGCTATATTCCTGTGGCGATCTACGCAACGATAATAGGCTTGATTACGCTCATTGGTGTGGCAATGGCTCCTGAGACCAGAGGCGCGGACCTGAACCGACTTTAG
- a CDS encoding carbohydrate ABC transporter substrate-binding protein: MGLTWDHPRGYDALAAAARYSAASIEIDWQKQPLEGFESSPIADLCSRYDLVVLDHPHLGEAVDCNCLFSLEEIFEPSELAKLLGTSIGPSARSYAMNGNHWAIPLDAATQVSAWRSDLIEPDSVGLCWNDVSNLSADTGKVALSLAGPHALLSYFSILASMGKPADPDCEVLIDEQGGRDAYELMMELAQRAPRNTIHLNPIGILEHMSINSDIVMCPLIYGYVNYANRSNVLGQRISFSNAPTWSAGGMPGSTLGGTGIAISRRSPITPELKAHLLWLMSEEVQTKFIPRHHGQPSSESAWGDVTLNHEWSNFYSSTFDSVSHAYVRPRYNGYISFQTNGSAYLRESVLERRSWRDVSNGLQALYRASLSP, encoded by the coding sequence ATGGGCCTCACCTGGGATCACCCTCGCGGTTACGATGCTCTCGCGGCAGCGGCAAGGTATAGTGCAGCCAGTATCGAGATTGACTGGCAAAAACAACCTTTGGAAGGTTTTGAATCGTCGCCTATAGCAGACCTATGTTCCCGCTACGATCTGGTGGTACTCGACCACCCGCACCTGGGCGAAGCCGTCGACTGCAACTGCCTATTCTCTCTTGAGGAGATTTTCGAGCCTTCCGAGCTTGCAAAACTTCTTGGGACAAGCATCGGCCCGTCGGCCCGCAGCTACGCAATGAATGGCAATCACTGGGCCATTCCGCTTGACGCAGCGACGCAGGTCAGCGCCTGGCGCAGCGATCTGATCGAACCAGACTCCGTAGGGCTTTGCTGGAATGACGTCAGTAACCTATCTGCAGATACGGGAAAGGTCGCCCTTTCTTTAGCCGGCCCTCATGCACTGCTGAGCTACTTTTCTATTCTCGCTTCTATGGGAAAACCGGCTGATCCGGATTGCGAAGTGCTTATCGATGAACAAGGAGGAAGAGATGCTTATGAGTTGATGATGGAGTTGGCGCAGCGAGCTCCCCGCAACACAATACATCTCAATCCGATAGGCATTCTCGAACATATGTCTATAAACTCCGACATAGTGATGTGTCCGTTGATCTATGGCTATGTGAACTACGCGAACAGGTCAAATGTCTTGGGGCAGAGAATCTCCTTTTCAAACGCGCCTACGTGGTCAGCGGGAGGAATGCCCGGTTCCACATTGGGAGGAACCGGTATTGCTATATCAAGGCGAAGTCCGATAACCCCGGAGCTAAAAGCTCACTTGTTATGGTTGATGAGTGAAGAGGTGCAAACAAAGTTTATTCCTCGACACCACGGACAACCATCCTCAGAAAGTGCATGGGGTGATGTTACTCTCAATCACGAATGGTCTAACTTTTACTCAAGCACATTTGACAGTGTATCTCACGCCTACGTGCGCCCGCGCTACAATGGCTACATATCCTTCCAAACGAACGGATCAGCGTATCTACGAGAGTCTGTGCTCGAACGAAGGTCATGGCGAGATGTATCAAACGGGTTACAGGCACTCTATCGCGCGAGCTTAAGCCCTTAA